The following proteins come from a genomic window of Ictalurus furcatus strain D&B chromosome 26, Billie_1.0, whole genome shotgun sequence:
- the LOC128602516 gene encoding CMRF35-like molecule 9, giving the protein MKILHIFILCLITVRALAIRTLTAYTGGGINIKCRYEDKHKDKTKCFCKMGTQQECLDQINTEAHKEWTHKGRFSIQDTRSAGFFSVLIRELTVKDTATYRCAVVASDQTLNSTTVKLNVVEGEEILI; this is encoded by the exons atgaaGATCCTCCACATCTTCATCCTCTGTCTGATCACAG TGAGAGCTTTGGCGATTAGAACACTGACTGCCTACACAGGGGGAGGAATCAACATCAAGTGCAGATATGAAGATaaacacaaagacaaaacaaaatgcttcTGTAAGATGGGAACACAGCAGGAGTGTTTGGatcaaataaacacagaagCACACAAGGAATGGACGCATAAGGGCAGGTTCTCAATTCAAGACACTAGAAGTGCGGGATTCTTCAGCGTGTTGATCAGAGAGCTGACCGTGAAGGACACTGCAACATACAGATGCGCTGTTGTTGCCTCTGATCAAACATTAAACTCCACTACAGTGAAGCTGAACGTCGTAGAAGGTGAGGAGATCTTAATCTAA
- the LOC128601844 gene encoding E3 ubiquitin-protein ligase TRIM35-like, which produces MASSHTDLEENLKCSVCLEIFKDPVVLRCSHSFCKECLESTWCQKLVKECPLCRHTTKRSPFKNLSLKGACESFVEEKRRRISAQNQGVLCDVHGLKHELFCIDDQKLVCLKCVSQDHKKHNFCSIDKAAEEHRNKLQKPLQELESKLQTLIDKKATFATLARKLQAQGQQTETQIKEEFKKLYQFLREEEEARLSALRDEQKKKQEKIMEKTAEVEGLHTSLSEQIKKIKDDLKHDANLFLHNFRDTEERVKFTVPDPKLDLGSLINVSKHVGNLRYKVCEKMKHLCPYYPVILDPNTKSTNLEVSPDLTSITCSSQVLLTSPEKRFCYILGSEGFSSGVHTWQVDLEHSEHWALGVVTESTKRLQNLSSCSMLVSCIKGKCSWTPVAPKIKKVCVVLDMTKKQVVFSDPDTNVTMISYQYKYTEKMYPCFFPFSRIPLKILPSV; this is translated from the exons ATGGCGTCTTCTCACACTGATCTGGAAGAAAACCTCAAATGCTCTGTTTGTTTGGAAATCTTTAAGGATCCAGTGGTTCTGCGTTGTAGTCACAGCTTCTGCAAGGAGTGTCTCGAGAGCACCTGGTGTCAgaagctggtgaaggaatgcCCTCTCTGCAGACACACTACAAAACGTTCTCCGTTTAAAAATCTGTCTCTTAAGGGTGCGTGCGAGTCTTTCGTGGAGGAGAAGAGACGCAGGATTTCAGCACAAAATCAAGGTGTGCTCTGTGACGTTCATGGTTTGAAGCATGAGCTCTTCTGCATAGATGACCAGAAGCTGGTGTGTTTGAAATGTGTGTCTCAGGACCATAAAAAGCACAACTTTTGCAGTATCGACAAAGCAGCTGAGGAACACAGG AATAAACTTCAAAAACCTTTGCAGGAGCTTGAGAGCAAGCTGCAAACCTTAATTGACAAAAAGGCCACCTTCGCCACCTTAGCTAGAAAACTCCAG GCTCAGGGccaacagacagagacacagataaaGGAGGAGTTTAAGAAGCTTTATCAGTTCctcagagaggaagaggaggctcGATTATCTGCACTAAGAGAcgaacagaagaagaagcaggagaAGATTATGGAGAAGACTGCAGAAGTTGAAGGATTGCATACTTCATTAtctgaacaaataaaaaaaattaaggatgACCTAAAGCATGATGCAAATCTTTTTTTACAT AACTTCAGAGATACGGAGGAGAG AGTTAAGTTCACAGTACCAGATCCAAAGCTTGATTTAGGATCTTTAATCAATGTGTCTAAACACGTGGGGAATCTGAGATACAAAGTGTGTGAGAAGATGAAGCACCTCTGTCCTTACT aTCCAGTAATTCTGGACCCAAATACCAAATCAACTAACCTTGAGGTATCTCCAGATTTGACAAGCATCACTTGTTCAAGCCAGGTGTTACTGACCTCTCCAGAAAAACGCTTCTGTTACATCCTGGGCTCAGAAGGGTTCAGCTCAGGAGTGCACACCTGGCAGGTGGATTTGGAACACTCCGAACACTGGGCTCTGGGAGTTGTTACTGAATCCACTAAAAGATTGCAAAACCTATCCAGCTGTTCTATGCTCGTAAGTTGTATTAAGGGTAAATGTTCTTGGACCCCAGTAGCACCCAAGATTAAGAAAGTGTGCGTTGTTCTGGACATGACGAAAAAGCAGGTGGTCTTCAGTGATCCTGACACTAATGTCACAATGATATCATATCAGTACAAATACACTGAGAAAATGTACCCTTGCTTTTTTCCATTCAGCCGAATCCCACTGAAGATCTTACCATCCGTGTAA